A window from Enterocloster bolteae encodes these proteins:
- a CDS encoding galactose/methyl galactoside ABC transporter permease MglC yields MAKGNNETLTAEQEMQLRQPIEDYVGEIQKKIDSLRADGTNRVVALQNNIDATKRDRSLTKEERENRIAANSAEMEKAKAVEAKNKDEIAKLISEAESYLKEHFDKDYYLPLKESCEREKALAKEKYGIKVAELNKEHENTLSKLTDHQEIKDEKYVHKNRLFDAKMDLDKELQRIKDRRHAAFVWQYHLIDMLRLSKFTFMETRAQKWENYKYTFNRRTFLLQNGLYIAIILIFIGLCIAAPVMKNVKLLTYNNILNILQQASPRMFLALGVAGLILLTGTDLSIGRMVGMGMTTATIIMHQGINTGAVFGHVFDFTGMPIGLRVVFALVMCIILCTCFTAIGGFFTAKFKMHPFISTMANMLVIFGLVTYATKGVSFGAIEPAIPKMIIPKINGFPTIILWAVAAIVIVWFIWNKTTFGKNLYAVGGNPEAAAVSGISVFGVTMGAFILAGILYGFGSWLECARMVGSGSAAYGQGWEMDAIAACVVGGVSFTGGIGKISGVVVGVLIFTVLIYSLTILGIDTNLQFVFEGIIIITAVTLDCLKYVQKK; encoded by the coding sequence ATGGCGAAAGGAAACAATGAGACTCTTACGGCTGAACAGGAAATGCAGCTGCGCCAGCCAATTGAGGATTATGTTGGCGAAATTCAGAAGAAAATCGACAGTCTCAGAGCGGACGGCACAAACAGAGTAGTCGCTCTGCAAAATAATATTGATGCAACAAAAAGAGACCGTTCCCTTACAAAGGAAGAAAGGGAAAACAGAATTGCGGCTAACAGCGCGGAGATGGAAAAAGCAAAGGCTGTTGAGGCAAAGAACAAAGACGAGATTGCAAAATTAATCTCCGAAGCGGAGAGTTATCTCAAGGAACATTTTGATAAGGATTATTATTTGCCGTTAAAGGAAAGCTGTGAGCGGGAAAAAGCGCTTGCAAAGGAAAAATATGGCATTAAAGTTGCGGAACTGAACAAAGAACATGAAAATACCCTCTCAAAGCTTACGGACCATCAGGAGATAAAGGACGAGAAGTATGTTCATAAGAACCGCCTGTTTGACGCAAAGATGGACCTGGACAAGGAGCTTCAGCGGATCAAAGACAGAAGGCATGCGGCATTTGTCTGGCAGTATCACCTGATTGATATGCTCCGCCTGTCTAAATTCACCTTCATGGAGACCAGAGCGCAGAAATGGGAGAACTATAAATATACATTCAACCGCAGAACATTCTTACTGCAGAATGGTCTGTATATCGCTATTATCCTGATTTTCATTGGACTGTGTATCGCTGCTCCGGTGATGAAGAATGTTAAACTGCTTACCTATAATAACATTTTAAATATCCTGCAGCAGGCTTCTCCCAGAATGTTCCTGGCCCTGGGCGTTGCGGGTCTTATCCTCCTGACCGGCACGGACCTTTCTATCGGGCGTATGGTTGGTATGGGTATGACCACTGCTACCATCATCATGCATCAGGGCATTAACACAGGTGCTGTGTTCGGACACGTGTTTGACTTTACAGGCATGCCCATAGGATTAAGAGTGGTATTTGCCCTTGTAATGTGTATTATCTTATGTACGTGCTTTACGGCTATCGGCGGTTTCTTTACCGCTAAGTTCAAGATGCATCCGTTCATATCAACCATGGCCAACATGCTGGTCATTTTCGGACTTGTCACATATGCCACAAAGGGCGTATCCTTTGGTGCCATTGAACCGGCTATTCCAAAGATGATTATTCCAAAAATAAACGGGTTCCCAACCATTATCCTGTGGGCAGTGGCTGCCATCGTAATCGTTTGGTTTATCTGGAACAAGACCACCTTCGGCAAGAATTTATACGCAGTAGGCGGCAACCCGGAAGCAGCAGCTGTTTCAGGTATCTCCGTATTCGGAGTAACCATGGGAGCATTCATTCTGGCAGGTATCCTTTACGGATTCGGTTCCTGGCTGGAATGCGCAAGAATGGTAGGTTCCGGCTCCGCCGCTTACGGCCAGGGCTGGGAGATGGACGCAATTGCAGCCTGTGTGGTTGGCGGCGTATCCTTTACCGGCGGTATCGGTAAGATTTCCGGCGTAGTAGTCGGCGTACTTATCTTCACCGTGCTCATCTACTCCCTTACCATTCTCGGTATCGACACAAACCTACAGTTCGTGTTTGAAGGCATCATCATTATAACGGCTGTAACACTTGACTGCTTGAAGTATGTTCAGAAGAAGTAG